One Bacteroidia bacterium DNA segment encodes these proteins:
- a CDS encoding Hsp20/alpha crystallin family protein produces the protein MSLIKWTKPSNGLTKRQDLMMPSMENLLSNFFNDDLGFGDYAGYVPTVNITESEKAYGIEVSAPGFEKNDFNLRVEDGVLTVSGEHKMEKNEEKKNFVRKEFNYGSFSRSFNLIDLVDEEKIDAKYESGILKLELPKNEKAKAQNVREIKIS, from the coding sequence ATGTCACTAATTAAATGGACAAAACCCTCAAACGGGTTAACAAAAAGGCAAGACCTGATGATGCCTTCTATGGAGAACTTACTAAGTAATTTCTTCAACGATGATTTAGGATTTGGGGACTATGCAGGTTACGTTCCTACAGTAAATATCACCGAAAGCGAAAAGGCATACGGTATTGAAGTTTCTGCTCCGGGATTTGAGAAAAATGATTTCAATCTGAGAGTTGAAGACGGAGTGCTTACTGTTTCTGGTGAGCATAAAATGGAAAAGAACGAAGAAAAGAAAAACTTTGTTCGCAAAGAATTCAACTATGGTTCGTTTTCTCGCAGCTTCAATCTGATTGATTTGGTTGACGAAGAAAAGATTGATGCTAAGTATGAGAGCGGAATTCTAAAGTTGGAGCTTCCGAAAAACGAGAAAGCAA